The following coding sequences lie in one Calypte anna isolate BGI_N300 chromosome 7, bCalAnn1_v1.p, whole genome shotgun sequence genomic window:
- the ARL4C gene encoding ADP-ribosylation factor-like protein 4C — translation MGNISSNISAFQSLHIVMLGLDSAGKTTVLYRLKFNEFVNTVPTIGFNTEKIRLSNGTAKGISCHFWDVGGQEKLRPLWKSYSRCTDGIIYVVDSVDVDRLEEAKTELHKVTKFAENQGTPLLVIANKQDLPKSLPVAEIEKQLALQELTPSTTYHIQPACAIIGEGLTEGMDKLYEMILKRRKSLKQKKKR, via the coding sequence ATGGGGAACATCTCCTCCAACATCTCGGCCTTCCAGTCCCTGCACATCGTCATGCTAGGCTTGGACTCGGCGGGGAAGACCACCGTGCTCTACCGGCTGAAGTTCAACGAGTTCGTCAACACGGTGCCCACCATCGGCTTTAACACGGAGAAGATCCGGCTGAGCAACGGGACGGCCAAGGGCATCAGCTGCCATTTTTGGGACGTGGGTGGTCAGGAGAAGCTGCGCCCGCTCTGGAAGTCCTACAGTCGCTGCACCGATGGCATTATCTACGTGGTGGATTCGGTGGACGTGGATCGGCTGGAGGAGGCCAAAACGGAGCTGCACAAGGTGACCAAGTTCGCCGAGAACCAAGGCACCCCGCTGCTGGTGATCGCCAATAAACAGGACCTGCCCAAGTCTCTGCCGGTGGCCGAGATCGAAAAGCAGCTGGCCCTGCAGGAGCTGACCCCTTCCACCACCTACCACATCCAGCCCGCCTGCGCCATCATCGGCGAGGGGCTGACCGAGGGCATGGACAAGCTGTACGAGATGATCCTCAAGCGGAGGAAGTCCCTCAAGCAGAAGAAGAAGCGGTAG